One Acidobacteriota bacterium genomic window carries:
- a CDS encoding tetratricopeptide repeat protein has product MKAVKTLLAVALVAVFCLAVGSVNLQAIPTWLIKGKIVDATTKQPIEGVEISLRDKAMNRLYSMKTNKEGEYLYRLPLGHYHMKVKVKGYIPQEFPDIAHPPVGDERVENFELQPGEGILASELTDEQRIEIEKQRAEYEANKDKIEEIKKVTGEVKKLFDEGIQLKDAGQYDAAIAKLQDALVKDPNQPNILGHLADCYYAKGSHDLAIETYTKALALNPTDANMLTNLGNAYVKKGMIPEAKASFEKAIQADPAHSDVNYYNVGVVMVNAGKNDDAIDAFRKCLAANANYAAAHYQLGMCLINKGDYAGAIQSLETYLKLDPSGSYAAMAKQMLPELKKLVK; this is encoded by the coding sequence ATGAAAGCGGTGAAAACCTTGCTGGCCGTGGCGCTTGTTGCGGTCTTCTGTCTGGCCGTCGGGAGCGTCAACCTCCAGGCCATCCCGACCTGGCTGATCAAGGGCAAAATCGTCGACGCCACAACCAAGCAGCCCATCGAGGGCGTCGAAATCTCTTTGCGGGACAAGGCGATGAACCGATTGTACTCGATGAAGACCAACAAGGAAGGCGAGTACCTGTATCGGCTTCCTCTCGGGCACTATCACATGAAGGTCAAGGTGAAGGGGTACATCCCGCAGGAATTTCCCGATATCGCTCATCCCCCCGTCGGTGACGAGCGGGTGGAAAATTTCGAGCTGCAGCCAGGCGAGGGCATCCTGGCGTCCGAATTGACCGACGAGCAGCGGATCGAGATCGAAAAGCAGCGGGCGGAATACGAAGCCAACAAGGACAAGATCGAGGAGATCAAGAAGGTCACCGGCGAGGTGAAGAAGCTGTTCGACGAGGGCATCCAGCTCAAGGATGCGGGCCAGTACGACGCGGCCATCGCCAAGTTGCAGGACGCCCTGGTCAAGGATCCCAACCAGCCCAACATCCTGGGCCATCTGGCCGACTGCTATTACGCCAAGGGCAGCCACGACCTGGCCATCGAAACCTACACCAAGGCGCTGGCGCTCAATCCCACCGACGCCAACATGCTCACCAATTTGGGCAACGCCTATGTCAAGAAGGGGATGATCCCCGAAGCCAAGGCCTCGTTCGAGAAGGCGATCCAGGCCGATCCGGCCCACTCCGACGTCAACTACTACAATGTGGGCGTGGTGATGGTCAACGCCGGCAAAAACGACGACGCCATCGACGCCTTCCGTAAATGCCTCGCGGCCAACGCCAACTACGCCGCTGCGCACTACCAGCTGGGCATGTGCCTCATCAACAAGGGTGATTACGCGGGTGCCATCCAGTCGCTGGAGACCTACCTGAAGCTGGACCCCAGCGGCAGCTATGCCGCGATGGCCAAACAGATGCTCCCGGAGTTGAAGAAGCTAGTTAAATAG
- the queC gene encoding 7-cyano-7-deazaguanine synthase QueC gives MAKYRATVTCVSGGMDSAVTAAEAARDSDALYFLHVNYGQRTEAKELACFQRLCDHFGARERLVAELPHLARIGGSSLVDTRIPVEPADLTRRRIPSSYVPFRNAQILSAAVSWAEALGAEAVYFGAVAEDGSGYPDCRPEFYRAFQELVRTGTRPETRIEVVTPVLHLRKSAIVRRGLELGTPFQFTWSCYCDSDAACGRCDSCALRLRGFREAGAADPIPYKNDGVRL, from the coding sequence ATGGCTAAGTACCGCGCCACTGTCACCTGCGTGAGCGGTGGGATGGATAGTGCCGTCACCGCCGCCGAGGCGGCCCGGGATTCCGACGCTCTCTATTTTCTTCACGTCAACTATGGCCAGCGCACCGAGGCCAAGGAGCTGGCTTGTTTCCAGCGCCTCTGCGACCACTTCGGCGCCCGGGAGCGACTCGTCGCCGAGCTGCCCCACCTGGCCCGCATCGGCGGCTCGTCGCTCGTGGACACGCGCATCCCGGTGGAACCCGCCGACTTGACCCGCCGGCGCATCCCGTCCTCGTACGTGCCGTTCCGTAACGCCCAGATCCTTTCCGCCGCGGTGAGCTGGGCCGAGGCGCTCGGAGCCGAGGCCGTCTACTTCGGCGCCGTGGCCGAAGACGGTTCCGGTTACCCCGATTGCCGGCCCGAGTTCTACCGCGCGTTTCAGGAACTGGTCCGAACCGGCACCCGCCCCGAGACCCGGATCGAGGTGGTCACGCCGGTGCTCCACCTGCGCAAGTCGGCGATCGTCCGGCGGGGGCTGGAACTCGGGACGCCCTTCCAGTTCACCTGGTCGTGTTACTGCGACAGCGATGCCGCCTGCGGGCGCTGCGACAGCTGCGCCCTGCGCCTCCGGGGTTTCCGCGAGGCGGGGGCCGCGGACCCGATCCCGTATAAAAACGATGGTGTACGATTATAG
- the queD gene encoding 6-carboxytetrahydropterin synthase QueD — MWELTIRTDFSAAHQLRQYRGKCERLHGHNWEVEITVRCRELDTAGIGMDFTELRAAADRVLEQLDHTLLNELPAFATDNPSAENVARYIHRELGRLVNTDHCRVWRVTVFESRGCSAAYLEASDG, encoded by the coding sequence CTGTGGGAACTGACAATCCGAACCGATTTTTCAGCCGCGCACCAGTTGCGCCAGTACCGGGGCAAGTGCGAACGCCTGCACGGCCACAACTGGGAAGTGGAGATCACGGTGCGGTGCCGGGAACTGGACACGGCCGGGATCGGCATGGACTTCACCGAGCTGCGCGCGGCGGCCGACCGGGTGCTGGAGCAACTGGACCACACCCTGCTCAACGAGCTGCCTGCCTTCGCCACAGACAACCCCTCGGCCGAAAACGTCGCCCGCTACATCCACCGCGAGCTGGGACGTCTCGTCAACACGGACCACTGCCGGGTCTGGCGGGTGACCGTGTTCGAGAGCCGCGGCTGCTCCGCCGCCTACCTGGAGGCGAGCGATGGCTAA
- the hutH gene encoding histidine ammonia-lyase: MPQPILIDGEHLTLSDVCDAARRRRSVSWPAAVRGKVERARAVVDACVAEDRVVYGITTGFGKLSQVRISVDQLEALQANLIRSHAAGTGRPLSPEETRAALLIRANVMAKGFSGVRPVVVDTLLSMLARDILPVIPEKGSVGASGDLAPSAHLALVLMGEGEARYKGRVMPGGEALREAGIAPVTFQAKEGLAVLNGTHFMSAIGCLLADEIDYLLRSAAVVAAMTTDALVGTDTAFDPRIQAVRPHPGQVRAAAEIAALMAGSEIRLSHLDCDKVQDAYSLRCIPQVHGAVQDTLDHARAVLAREINAATDNPLVFAADAAVLSGGNFHGEPVAFALDFLAIAAAELASISERRLERLINPDLSGLPAFLAREPGLNSGFMIAQLTAVSLVAENKILAHPASVDSLPTSANKEDHVSLGMTAALKLRQVTENVRTVLAIELLAAAQALEFRRPLRSSDTLEAVLGALRKTVSFMDRDRNLSVDIAAAAQLIADRALPLPV, from the coding sequence ATCCCTCAGCCCATCCTCATCGACGGCGAACACCTCACCCTCTCCGACGTGTGCGACGCGGCCCGCCGCCGCCGCTCCGTGAGCTGGCCCGCGGCGGTCCGCGGCAAAGTGGAGCGGGCGCGCGCCGTCGTAGACGCCTGCGTCGCCGAAGACCGGGTGGTCTACGGCATCACCACCGGCTTCGGCAAGCTCAGCCAGGTCCGGATCAGCGTGGACCAGCTCGAGGCGTTGCAGGCCAACCTGATCCGCTCCCACGCTGCCGGCACCGGCCGGCCGTTGAGTCCCGAGGAAACGCGGGCGGCGCTGCTGATCCGCGCCAATGTGATGGCCAAGGGATTCTCCGGGGTCCGGCCGGTGGTGGTGGACACCCTGCTCAGCATGCTGGCTCGCGACATCCTGCCGGTGATCCCGGAGAAAGGGTCCGTGGGCGCCAGCGGCGATCTGGCCCCGTCGGCGCACCTGGCGCTGGTGCTCATGGGTGAAGGCGAAGCACGATACAAGGGACGGGTGATGCCCGGCGGTGAGGCGCTCCGCGAGGCCGGTATCGCCCCCGTGACGTTCCAGGCCAAGGAGGGTCTGGCGGTGCTCAACGGCACCCACTTCATGTCCGCCATCGGCTGCCTCCTGGCCGATGAGATCGACTATCTGCTCCGGAGCGCCGCCGTGGTCGCCGCCATGACCACCGACGCCCTCGTCGGCACCGACACGGCATTCGATCCGCGCATCCAGGCCGTCCGGCCGCACCCGGGCCAGGTGCGGGCCGCCGCGGAGATCGCCGCCCTCATGGCCGGCAGCGAGATCCGCCTCTCGCATCTGGACTGTGACAAGGTCCAGGACGCCTATTCGCTGCGCTGCATCCCCCAGGTGCACGGCGCGGTGCAGGACACCCTCGATCACGCCCGGGCCGTGCTGGCGCGCGAGATCAATGCGGCGACCGACAATCCGCTCGTCTTCGCCGCCGACGCCGCGGTCCTGTCCGGCGGCAATTTCCACGGCGAGCCGGTGGCCTTCGCCCTGGACTTTCTCGCCATCGCCGCCGCCGAGCTGGCCAGCATCTCCGAGCGCCGCCTCGAGCGGCTGATCAACCCGGACCTGAGTGGCCTGCCGGCGTTCCTCGCCCGCGAGCCGGGCCTGAACTCCGGCTTCATGATCGCCCAGCTGACCGCCGTGTCGCTGGTGGCCGAGAACAAGATCCTCGCCCACCCCGCCTCGGTGGACTCGCTGCCCACCAGCGCCAACAAGGAGGATCACGTCTCGCTGGGCATGACCGCGGCGCTCAAGCTGCGACAGGTCACGGAGAACGTGCGCACCGTACTGGCCATCGAGCTGCTCGCCGCCGCCCAAGCGCTGGAGTTTCGCCGCCCGCTGCGGTCGTCCGACACGCTGGAGGCCGTTCTGGGCGCGCTGCGCAAGACGGTTTCATTCATGGACCGCGACCGCAACCTGAGCGTCGACATCGCCGCCGCCGCGCAGCTCATCGCCGACCGCGCCCTGCCTCTGCCCGTCTAG
- the hemC gene encoding hydroxymethylbilane synthase → MKADARCIIRVGSRGSRLALAQTRHVVGTLAERHPEAAFEIVVIQTKGDVILDTPLAKIGDKGLFTKEIEQALLSGEADLAVHSLKDMPARLPDSLVLGAVPARVEAGDALVSPAAASIAALPAGACVGTSSLRRRAQLLHRRPDLAVEDLRGNVDTRLRKLRDGRYDAIILAAAGLIRLGLAGEITARIPVAEMVPAVGQGALALECRADDTAIRDLLAAVHHPPTDLAVTAERAFLAVLEGGCQVPMAAHATLDGGRLRLTGLIATLDGRRVLRHEADAPAEPAAAARLGQAVAGHLLDEGGREILAAILGGHIA, encoded by the coding sequence ATGAAAGCTGACGCGCGTTGCATCATCCGCGTGGGCTCCCGCGGAAGCCGGCTGGCCTTGGCTCAGACCCGGCACGTGGTCGGGACGCTGGCGGAGCGCCATCCGGAGGCGGCGTTTGAAATCGTGGTCATCCAGACCAAAGGCGATGTGATCCTGGACACGCCGCTGGCGAAGATCGGCGACAAGGGGCTGTTCACGAAGGAAATCGAGCAAGCGCTCCTCAGCGGCGAGGCGGATCTGGCGGTGCACTCGCTCAAGGATATGCCGGCCCGGCTCCCGGACAGCCTGGTCCTCGGCGCGGTACCGGCCCGGGTGGAGGCCGGCGACGCCCTGGTCTCCCCCGCCGCCGCCAGCATCGCCGCGCTGCCCGCCGGGGCGTGCGTGGGCACGAGCTCCCTGCGTCGCCGGGCGCAGCTGCTGCACCGCCGGCCCGACCTGGCCGTGGAGGATCTGCGCGGCAACGTGGACACGCGCCTGCGCAAGCTGCGCGACGGCCGGTACGACGCGATCATCCTCGCCGCCGCCGGGCTCATCCGGCTGGGGCTGGCCGGCGAGATCACTGCGCGGATCCCGGTGGCGGAGATGGTCCCCGCCGTGGGCCAGGGCGCGCTGGCGTTGGAGTGCCGCGCCGATGACACGGCCATCCGCGATCTGCTGGCCGCCGTCCACCACCCGCCTACCGACCTGGCGGTGACGGCGGAGCGGGCGTTTCTGGCCGTGCTGGAAGGCGGCTGCCAGGTTCCCATGGCGGCCCACGCGACGCTGGACGGCGGGCGGCTCCGCCTGACCGGGCTGATCGCGACGCTGGACGGCCGCCGCGTCCTGCGGCACGAGGCTGACGCACCCGCCGAACCGGCGGCCGCGGCCCGGCTGGGACAGGCAGTGGCCGGACACCTGCTCGACGAAGGCGGCCGCGAGATCCTCGCGGCCATCCTGGGAGGACACATCGCATGA
- a CDS encoding glutamyl-tRNA reductase translates to MIRLSYYGFTFRQTPVELRERMVLTDDVLAGRVAPLLGQAGITEVYPLSTCNRTELYVVQLGDGDAGGPVRALFAGLAGADVRTDRYLEHATGLEAAHRLLEVAAGLDSMVMGEPQILGQVKEFQDKARRHQLLGTVTERLLRTAIHAGKRAREETEIGQGAVSVSFAAVELARKIFGGFEHKTAALIGVGEMGALCARHLQAHGVHRLYLLNRTFERSVELARELTGIPVPIEELYATLAQSDIVVSATAAPGFVIQAGPFRETVAARRREILLVDIAIPRDIEPAVGDLAGVFLYDIDDLEGIVDANRRKREAEVDKVRLLIQEELDAFTRWLGSLDVTPTIVALRDRFESIRRRELDGYRHAPPQERELAERVTRAFMNKLLHAPVTRLKELPDESDKLRCSEVLNRLFDLEHPPADSEAHES, encoded by the coding sequence ATGATCCGTCTCAGCTACTACGGCTTCACCTTCCGGCAGACCCCCGTTGAGCTGCGCGAGCGGATGGTGCTCACGGACGACGTGCTGGCGGGGCGCGTGGCACCGCTCCTCGGCCAGGCCGGCATCACCGAGGTGTACCCGCTGTCCACCTGCAACCGCACGGAGCTGTATGTCGTGCAGCTGGGCGACGGTGACGCCGGCGGCCCCGTCCGGGCGCTCTTCGCCGGTCTGGCCGGCGCGGACGTCCGCACCGATCGCTACCTGGAGCACGCCACCGGGCTCGAGGCGGCGCACCGTCTGCTGGAGGTGGCCGCCGGCCTCGATTCCATGGTCATGGGCGAACCCCAGATTCTCGGCCAGGTCAAGGAATTCCAGGACAAGGCCCGCCGGCACCAGCTGCTGGGCACGGTGACGGAGCGGTTGCTTCGGACCGCGATCCACGCGGGCAAGCGGGCCCGGGAAGAGACCGAGATCGGCCAAGGCGCCGTTTCAGTGAGCTTCGCCGCGGTGGAGCTGGCGCGGAAGATCTTCGGCGGCTTCGAGCACAAGACGGCCGCCCTCATCGGCGTAGGCGAAATGGGTGCGCTCTGCGCGCGGCACCTGCAGGCCCACGGCGTGCATCGGCTCTACCTGCTGAACCGAACCTTCGAACGGTCGGTGGAGCTGGCCCGGGAGCTGACCGGCATCCCGGTGCCCATCGAGGAGCTGTACGCCACCCTGGCCCAGTCCGACATCGTGGTCTCGGCCACTGCGGCGCCCGGCTTCGTGATCCAAGCCGGTCCCTTTCGCGAGACGGTGGCCGCCCGGCGCCGGGAGATCCTGCTCGTGGACATCGCCATTCCCCGCGACATCGAGCCGGCGGTGGGCGACCTGGCAGGGGTGTTCCTCTATGACATCGACGACCTCGAGGGGATCGTCGATGCCAACCGGCGCAAGCGGGAAGCCGAGGTGGACAAGGTCCGCCTTCTGATCCAGGAAGAGCTGGATGCGTTCACCCGCTGGCTGGGGTCACTGGACGTGACGCCCACCATCGTCGCCCTGCGCGATAGATTTGAAAGCATCCGCCGTCGGGAGCTGGACGGCTATCGGCATGCTCCGCCCCAGGAGCGCGAGCTGGCCGAGCGCGTCACCCGGGCGTTCATGAACAAGCTGCTGCACGCGCCCGTCACCCGGCTGAAGGAACTCCCCGACGAATCCGACAAACTCCGCTGCAGCGAGGTGCTCAACCGGCTGTTCGATCTGGAGCACCCGCCGGCGGACTCGGAGGCGCATGAAAGCTGA
- the ccsA gene encoding cytochrome c biogenesis protein CcsA: protein MITTFTFTAQVVFTALYLVAAYLYLKYFFSVERRCGLLAARMLVAGLVVHLAALAVRIAHLGYLPIATLCDALSFAGFIIALAYVCIEKFSRDLSMGAFVAPIICVAQVIGLLWFHPSGDLPARYRSHWFEIHVSSSMFAFASFAIATIGAILYLVLYRELHRKRPGRFYSRLTSLEQLDRVNLYGSLLGVILLAVAIVTGFNWMREIRASADLRLDARIIATWFTLAVFLTGLLVRRITRASGRTLSLLSIAGFILVVMAFAFEGISH, encoded by the coding sequence ATGATAACCACATTCACCTTCACCGCCCAGGTCGTCTTCACCGCGCTGTATCTCGTCGCAGCATACCTCTATCTCAAGTATTTTTTCTCCGTGGAGCGGCGCTGCGGGCTGCTGGCCGCGCGCATGCTCGTGGCCGGTTTGGTGGTGCACCTGGCGGCGCTGGCGGTGCGGATCGCCCACCTGGGCTACCTGCCCATCGCCACGCTGTGCGACGCCCTGTCGTTCGCCGGGTTCATCATCGCGCTGGCGTACGTCTGCATCGAAAAGTTCTCCCGCGACTTGTCCATGGGGGCGTTCGTCGCGCCGATCATTTGCGTCGCCCAGGTGATCGGCCTCCTCTGGTTCCACCCGTCGGGGGATTTGCCGGCGCGCTACCGCAGCCACTGGTTCGAAATCCACGTTTCCAGCTCCATGTTCGCCTTCGCCTCCTTCGCCATCGCCACCATCGGCGCCATACTGTACCTCGTGCTCTACCGCGAGCTGCACCGCAAGCGGCCCGGCCGCTTTTACAGCCGGCTCACGTCGCTGGAGCAGCTGGACCGGGTGAACCTCTACGGCAGCCTGCTGGGCGTGATCCTGCTGGCCGTGGCGATCGTCACCGGCTTCAACTGGATGCGCGAGATCCGGGCGTCCGCCGACCTGCGCCTGGATGCGCGCATCATCGCCACCTGGTTCACCCTGGCGGTGTTCCTGACCGGGCTGTTGGTGCGCCGGATCACCCGCGCCTCGGGGCGGACATTGAGCCTGCTGAGTATCGCCGGGTTCATCCTGGTGGTCATGGCGTTCGCCTTCGAAGGCATCTCGCACTGA